The sequence ttttcctgAAATCTAGCATACATATCATATAGAATCGCAAAACGCTCattcttaaatttaatatttagatcATCATATGGATGCGATTCAGAATTTAAATGTActtttaaattagttaaatcaCAATGAATGAATTTGTCTTCATGTTGAAAAGCAATTAATACAAAACGAGGACGTTCTCTATTTGAAGCTAATTTAACATTCCATATATGATTAACACCTATATTTAGTTGTGGATTAATATGACAATCCCAGCTACGAAATGCTATTGGTATAGAAGCACCACTGTTGATTGTCTTcatcatatttaatttacttaaatcaGATAACTGAACGTGTGGTATTCTccatgaaatatttgaaattttcatttttggtttttcagtGGAAACAGATGAGTACACAAGATCAGCATCATTTTTACTACGCAAAAGAATCAACTCATGTTTaccatttaatataattttattatagtcTTCTGCGAATCCCAATAACATTTTCAGTGGAGcatagaaattaaaatatccATTAATAAGTTTAATATCGTCAATTTTGTTCCATCCTGAATTTTCCATAGCATTACTATCCGTTGGTGAtaatgaaactaaatttttaatggtGCTGGATGTTCCCAAATGTCTTGTACGATCTATCTCAATACCATTAAGCTCATAACGAATTTCATCAAAGAGATAGACAAGAAAATTATTCTTCACTTTAAAATTGGATGAAGTAGTTATCAATTTTGTATTGTTAGCATCAGTAACGAACCCctctacatatataaaactttcaCCAGGTAAAACATATAAATCttgattttgtattgaaattctaATTTCATCATTACTGTTGTAAGACTGAAGATATGGTGAATAAGTATGAtaatctttttttataatattgtcatCAGAAAtcagtttttctaaaatatctattacagaattcatgttttttttaatttaaaattcaataatttgagaaaatttttgtttgcttgaGTTAATTTTATATGTGGTAGTGATTTGTATAATTGAGATATattgttgaataatttattgCGAtgataagaaatattattttttgaaatattcttaTTGTAAATTAGCATTATTTTGTCGGTTTTAAGTGGATTCGAATTGTGATTTCCTCTCCTCGAAAGTTCACTAAATCTCCGTGTTGATCAACTACTCGTAAAGTTAGACTACTTATCTCTCGACAGTTGACTGGTAAATAAATGAGATTTCTAGGATTCTCATCTATTTTATACCCAGGAGGTACATTAAGCGCAAATTCATGTAATGTATGTGCTCTAGAGTTATTCATATACGTGTTGACGACTATTTTGCTTTCAATTCGTAAaacatttactttaaaaatattaactggAAGATCTGAGTAGTAGACTTCGTTTgcataaagaattttatttttaaatccaaaAAGATTACCAATcgtgtttgttttattaaaatagattGGATCATtagagctaaaaattttaacttgcattgtattattatttgcttctatattaatttcattttttggacTATATCGTTTATATTGTTCTTTAATATAATCAACTATATCATTTAATTCATACGATCCAATTGGAATTTCAATTACATATTCACCAAtatgaaacaaattattataaacatcTACATTAGGAATACTATTGTATGAATGAAAATCAGTTAGAGCGCACTCATATTCACTATCCAAATCAATTCTAGGAAAATAATTGGCTGTTAACTCAGATGAGTTAGAGCTAAGAGTTAATGTTATTGACATTATGCCAGCTGgattgtaaataaaacaaatctggtATAATGTTGCTTTATTAAaaggttttattaattttattataaataagattaaatacattcataatttttcttataattatagtatttcatttttattaatccAAGAGTTATGTTGATTTGAAAATCCCAACCATTTTACATACGCCTTTTCTCCTTTAGTTCTTAGAATCTTTTCAACAAGGTACGTATCCGGAAATTGAGTTTTACAAAGTTCCTCACCATAGAATCCGCCTTCTATTGAATTTCCACGATAGTCTTCTAATATATATGTTGTAggatatgtattttttactgttattatttttcccttttcaaaaatatgcttaTATTTACTAATGCGGACATAATTTCCAAcagtaaatttaaatgttttatatatctTCAAATGgttgtatattgtatttaacaattttttctcgTTTATAGAATTCACTTCAATGGGGGCCATTTTGATGGttcgatgaaattttttgttatatctatTAATCAATTCTTTGTAAATGTCGAGCCAATAATATGAACCGTTAAAACTAAATTCTTTCCACATCATTCCTTTTAATGTTCGATTAAATCGTTCTATTATTGACGCTTTCATTACACTAAATGTTGAGTAGTGATTTATCTTATGTTTATCCATTAGTTTTTGAAAGTGTTTATTAAAGAATTCTTTACCATCGTCTGTctgtaaattttttggaatccgacctaatttaaaaatatattccatTGCTTGGAATACTTCAAgagcagtttttgttttaagtgGTGCGGCCCATGCATATTTTGAGAATGTATCAATTACAGTTAAcaaatatcgataacttttattataTGTAGAATAATTTCCCATTTCAACTAAATCAGCTTGCCAAAGATCGTCTAATCCTTTCATCACAACTCTTCGACGAGTGAAATTTTTTCGAGCTTGTTTATGTAGTTCATTTACTAAGTCTCTTTTTGTAAGCATTATTTAATctttattgaaaacaatttcgtATGGATTGTTATCTACTGATGTACTTTCACCTATTGTGATGTGTTCTAAATTATTATGTGTATAaatgatttcttttaatattttgatttgttcttcaaaatataactgtatatttaaaattacatcttgaatttcattaatattcTTTCCTAAATGGTTCATTATTTCCTTTTGTGCCTTTTCAATCTGAGAttgcaaaaacattttattaacaaCATCATTCTCTTCTAAAGCATTTGCAacatttctaattattttgcttTGAACGTCAATGTTGTTGTCCATATCTATAAAGAACCCCAACAATTTATGtgcatttttcattgaaattataTCACTTCTGTCATTAAGGTAGTGTCCAAATTTATCAATAGACATAGTTTGTTCATATAGTAATGTTATTCAATAATGTTAGCTTCATATAATTCTTCAATGATTGATACAATTTCGTTATTATGATTGCTATGACCTGCTGCTTGTGATGCTAGCAATAGTTTAAGTCGATCTACTAACTCATTTGGATCATCCCAGTATATATAGTTGGGTCTATGTATGTTTAAGTTCATGATTCCATTTCCTAAATAAttatctgttgttgttgtaattggTGATGGTAATATTAAGGATTTGTTTgaagatttttctttaaataattttccaataatgtgtttgtatttatagGCTTTCGTGCCCTTTATTTGACCATCAGATCTATAATCTCTTTTATACGCGTTAGTATTAATCAgaatctttttataaatttctaattCGGATTTATCGTAGTTCTTTGGTGTTTTATGAaacattaatgaaaataaacctGGTGTAAGGGCCCATATTTGATTACCAATTTGAATTTTATCttcattaaatttgattttactaTCACCAAATTTCCACTCATTATTATCATCTTTATGTGGGCCATAGAGATTGTCTAactgattatttttttccaaatgtaatAAATCCATAtcactatttaaattttcagtttctGATTGAGAGTAAAAATCATCATCCCGATCAACTGAGTGGGTTGTATTTAATAATGTATCTTCAACAAGTTTCTTTGGAGTACTTGTATCCACATTCATCAGAAATTTGTTAGACATAAGACTTGTATTATTTatgatttcatttttaatttcttttctttcGGTTTTAGGGATATTTCTAACAATGTTagatttattaatgaaattattcaaAGGTTCTGTTATGGTTTTAAATGTATCTTTTAGTTGTTTATTCGCATCTGCATCACCAATTTTAATACTACgaaactttttctttaatacaTTTCTGGTTTTTATCAACtcctttaaaactttttcattcatttttgtgtttttttttttagttatttggtTTAGATATTACTAAATTATGTTTCAGATATTAGATTAGCTATACGATCAGATCAGTTTAGTGGATTAGAAAATAAATCAGATAATCAGGTATCAGATATCAGGGTAGACAATTTTAGATAACAAATATCAGATAGTAagaatttattatgatttatCTGATAAAGATATTAGTAATGTTGTATATTGTTCAAACGTTACTGTTATACTAATATcaatatacaatttataataatttatattgttataaaataattaaacagcTTTCGATAGCGTCCGTTATTCAATTCGTCATCTTTATTAATCACCAAAAATCCATATTTATCCTTCCAACATTCTCGACAAATTTCATGAAACTTTTCAAAACTCATATCGCCAGCAACATGATCGCTATAAACATGTCTCATATTCATTTCATCTTGTTTAAACATTATAATCATATTAGCATTATCTCTAACTAAATGTTTTGGAATTCTTGTATATGTTTGACATAAATAGAATGAGTCAACATTTTTATGTCGACCCATACAGAAATATTCGCATATATTATTCTGTTTTTCACATGCAACATCATCAAATATCATAATTGAGTTTCTTTTTGCTTTATCTAGCGATATTACCGATTCATTAtctgaaaatgtaaaataaccCATTCCTTTAATTGATGATATAAGACTCTTCAAATAGTTATATTTTGGTTGATCTAATGATTTCGAGTATAAatagatattttcaaatttaacccCGTTAGGACTTTCTAATAATCCAATCATAACATTAGTCTTTCCACAATTCGAAGGACCAACTATCAGTGCACGAATAGAATTCGGTaataaaaaactatgttttattTCTGAATTGATATTCGCTGAAGAATCTATATTGCgaattaaaatacttttatgTTGTTTAACTAAACGCATCTTTACAACTGAATGCAATAACTCATAATAACTTTTTTCTTAtagaatataataataataacatggTAATACACTATAAGAATTACGTTAATTGTAAAAGAGCTGTCATTGGGAGAGGTTTAGtagataaattaataaacaatctACCTATTGAACTACATTTTCCTGGATATCAATACTGTGGTCCTGGTACAAAACTACAAAAACGTTTAAATCGATTTGATCCAGGAATAAATTTATTAGATGCTGCTTGCAAAGATCACGATATAGCATATTCCAAAAGTAAAGATATAAATATAAGACATCAAGCAGATAAAATTCTTGAAAATAAAGCTTGAGATCGAGTTATTTCAAAAGATAGCAGTCTTGGAGAAAAATCATTTGCATATTTGACCGCTAACATAATGAAAGCTAAAACTAAATTTGGTATGGGGATAGAGAAGAAAaggttaataaataaatctaatgGAAGAAAACTTTTCAATACAACAATTAAAAcggcaacaaaaattttaaataaggaaAAACCCCAAGATATAAATTCTGCAATTAAGATTGCCtgcaaaatcgtaaaaaaatcatttaagggAAAAAAGTCACAAGTTGTAATACCGCGAGTAATAAATGTACCCAAAATTGGAGGGTTTTTACCTTTAATACCCATTTTAACTGCTCTGGGAGCAATTGGTAGTCTATCGGCTGGAGGTGCTGCCATAGCTAAAGCTGTAAATGCTGCAAAAAATGCTAAAACTCAACTTGATGAAGCGATTAGACATAATAAAACGATGGAAGCTGTTGCAATGGGGAAAGGTTTATACCTCAGACCATATAAAAAAGGATATGGATTAGTTTgtgaagaaaaatcaaaaaacttgtAAAGATGCTACCTAAGCGATGTTGACCTGAAAATGTTTGCATCAAATATTCCAAATTTTAGAGGAGTTTTTATGTTAGACTCACTACCAAAACGCTCAAGAAAATCAGAATGTGCAATAGTTAATTTAGATTCTATAACCGGAACTGGAACACATTGGGTGGCATATTATAAAGATAAACAACAAAAGGAATATTTCGACAGCTTTGGAAATTTACAACCTCCATTGGAATTAGTCGAATATttagggaaaaatattaaatataactaCAATCGTCATCAGAATTATGATTCATTTAATTGTGGACACTTATGTCttgaatttttatatcaaatatctgaaaagaataaataaagtacaatctcctttttaattgaataattttttattgtttttctttattaataatataGTATAAGAAGAaactaatttgttttttctataaatatatatttgtttgttttaggtatatttgagattttatatatattcaagattaatatatatatatattaatcttgAATGTGAACAACTATTTAGCTCTCATCCATTAATACATCAATTATAAAATGACCCCATGCAATAGTGTCTATTTTATTATCACAAATGTATCTTTTTTCATCCATACAACTTaaagatattttattaattaatgttgTATATAAAGTATGTAGTTTAGACTTAAATGTATACATGTtagaataataaatttgttggttatataaacaatttttataatcagATAAACTTAACTTTCTACAAACATTACTTTTTACtccttttgctttttttacttccCTCATATCTTCAGTAATAAAGGAGTACATTTTTGATCTCAAGCCAATGAATTCTCTCATTATAATTCCATTGTTTTCATCTTTCATCAatcctaatatttttttatttttttgaggaatattgaatttattatcTATTGCATATTCAGATGTATCAAATTTATCGTCAATGTCATTGTAGAtatctttataaaaatcatcaGTATGAAtcgtataaataaatgaatctGTGTCCATATGATTAAGTTCAATATTAGATTCATATTTAGGTAGCATGTAATCATAATGGAAATTATACATTTTCCACTTTGAAAGTTCTAAAATACAAAATCCAAGATAAATGGGTTTATTGTAAAGggaatgagttttatttaattctacTGCAATCATGTTTTCCTCAAAAACACTCATGGAGTTGAATTCTGGTTTAGAAATTAGTGCACGAGCTCCTAACCttcttttattagtattttCCCAAGAGTTTGCAATTTTTATGATCTTGCGTTTGTCAACGTTTTCCATGGTTTTTCCATATATAGCattatttaataacttaaagaaatttttctcGAATGTATTTTTAGCATTGGTTCTATGTAAGGTATTtaaagatatatatttttttaaccagtcggactgtttaaattttagtattctatgatttttttttaatttcaagccATGTTTAAGACAATGCTGTAAATTTGTATAgtaaataacatatttatttttatcagttaaatcagaaactaattttgatTCTTTGGCATTCGGAGGGATTTTATTTTCGCAACAAAATGGTAGATAGTTGTGATTATCATGAATCTCTATAGGATATATCAAATCAACTTCTAGAATATAACCAATAGTTGAGTCATCaggaattaaatttattgagaAATTGTCTATATCACTAAGCCACTCAAAATTACTTTCTGGCAAATACTGTGACATAGCCCATCCGTACAAATTGTTTGCATCTAGatacattaaatatttggatGGCAGATTTCGATTGTAATCTaccatatatttattattagctACAGAATGTCTCTTTGAACATTGAACAATTCCTCCCCTTATTCCCTTTTGAATAAAAGTTATCATGTCAATATCCATTAAGAGTTCTAATtctattttggttatttttagcATGGCATCTCATGAAAACCCAGGTGCTGTATAATAGTGACAGGGATcaagtttataaatatttttgcatagcaatctaaaattttcaaaaacgtcTGTTAACAGTAGTACATCGGTTTTCAGATAAAGCATAAGGTAATCCTCTAATGATTTACAATCGAATTCTTTCCAAACTTCTTTAGCATGATTGTAATCATCAATAGAACATTCAGACTcagttaatatattaaaaaaatcctcTCTCTTTGGTAAATTACATTCTTTAAGCTTATCAgtactatttaaataattatatggaAAAACTCCTTTCCTCATTAGTAATGAAAACTGTTTTATATCTGGAAATATTGATTTAATTGTTATAAAGTCAGTTTTAGACAAATTATTTGCTAATGAGTCCAGACTTGATGACATAAATCTAAACGAATCTAAAAATCgaatttctatattttcattttccGCTCTAATAGTTTTTGATAGAGATATGTACAACTCTTTATTAAGTGGGATAATATTTATTGGACCATTATCAATTAAATTAAGTTCCTTTATGAATAAATGACAATCATAAGAAGAAAAGTTATGAAATATAACaggaaaaaattttggaatttgataatttaatgtgctgtttttctatagcgagtgGACGTTTTGAGTgaacgttttacatgtattttgtttttgttacaataacaaaacacatgttaaatttccactcaaagtactcgttcgctatagaaaaacagcacataaattaCATATGTTGTGTGCTGGTCCTCTATATTTTCCACTTAAATGACAATGATCTTTTACCTTCAATTCATTGATGAAAGGAGATCCACAAATATGACATAGattatcattttcaaaatttctttgttCCTCTTCATTCAAAGGAATCATTGGCttgatatctttcaaaaaatttgtgtGCAAATACTCTACATCCTTAAATAAttctgttataaataatttgggTGAATTCAACcctttaaaagattttaatttatctaagTTCTTATCAAAACTACATTTAATAAAGTATGAAAAAGCATAAGGTATATGTTTGTTTATGAATGTTGTTGACGAAATATTAGGATCTGGAATGGATgtatcaatattttgaaatatacattCGGAATCCGCATAAATAACAAATGGTACATCTATTGCTTTTCCatgattattaaattttagtgtAGACTTATCTTCATTAGGCAGATATACTACTCGTTTGTTGCACTCCGTTATATGTTTAGATGGTATATATTCCTTCGTAAAATGTTGTAGACAAaagttacaaacaaaattttttccttTATGTTTGCTGGTTTGTTTTCTAATTAATCTGTttttgagaaataaaattatttaagtatttttataaaattcgatagttttcatattattataccttgaaatattttttatccatACGTAATGTGCTGTAGTTGATGAATTAGTTTCCTTTTGAAGAAACAGAAGATTAATATGTTGCGTCTTAATCTCTTTAGTTTTATAATATGGTCCAATTataatgttttttcttcatcGTATCCAAAGACGTTTATGCTTATCCATTCGTTGAGATTTTCAAAAAGCTCAACATGTTTTATTTGTAATGGAAAGCATAAACCTTCaaagtttaataataatttttgttgaatgTATATCCACTGGATAAGATGATGTCCTCTCAGCACTTATGGTAAAATTATATATTGCTGAAACTATTgcccatttaaaacaaaattcatcatTGTTTCTTATGTTGATACAAGCTTTTTTTAATGATAACATTTTCGGGGTAGGAATATATGTTGAACCCTTTAGTGGTTGAtacttatttaagtttatttctgcTCTTAATATTTGAATCAAGGTCCAACCACTATCCCTTTCTTGAAATTCCTCCATCTTTGTTGAGATGCttgtaattttttccaaaaacacatTGCTGAAATCCTCAATTGAGAATATAGTTATCATTTTTGATTGAAAGTGTGATCTAAGTTATCCAAATTAGGCTTAACATATAATGCGAAAAGCTCAATATTGAATTTCATAGCATTATATAAAGAAATCCACAAAGTCATCTCCTCTTTTAACGCGACACACGCTCTCTTTAAGAAATCTTCCGGAATGAGACATCCTTCATCTGTGTTTTCAAAAGATAGAGTTTGAATTCGTCTTTTAAAAgcactattttttcttttaattccaATACATGGAGAAGGAAAATTTGTAAGACTTCTTGAAGAGCTAGCATGCACTCTTtcatgtgaaaataaatttgtttcgctAGCGAATTTCTTTCCACATTCAATGCAATTAAACTTGTTTtccatattgtttttatttattttttggttagaTGTTATACACTTCAACAATGTTTGTATACTAAATAAACCCTTGATTTTGAATAACAAATTGATATTATTCTAGAATCTACTTtagaaaatgtaaagaaaaatttattgtaaacatttgaataaaaattaaatttgaaaatattttttttgagtgTTTATGTTTAAGTGTGTTTGTGTAGTCTACTACAGCTAGTTCAGTTTTATGTATACATtatataataatagaaaaaaaaaaaacacacagctgacatttttttattggttttgtaattttatacaTTGTAAAACCTagtatttataacaattattttcaataagttgagttttttatttaaaaatactcaatTTATAGATCTATAAAATCTacgaataaacatttttaaattttgttattaacatAAAAAGTACTCAATACTtgaataaataccaaaaaaggtgtgagaaatagagaaaaaattaatcaaaaaccTATAAATACTCAAAAAAAAGGTTTGAGAAATGAATAACcttttcaacagaaaaaaatatattataagaaaaatatatatttatcccaattcataacaaaaattattctcCCATACAGAttctaaacacaaaatttataatccaaaattcaattttatatcccaaacaatattttatatgagagaaaaaaattttccttaTGGAAAAAATACATAAAGTAGGCACagaaatcaaacaaaatacaCTCCCATAGAGATTGTAAATTTCCAATTTACTAtcccaaaatcaattttatatgggagaaaaaatttctaattattcTCCCATACAGAtactaaacacaaaatttattatcccaaactcaattttatatgagagaaaaaaaattctccacatataaaaaaatttagcttcctagctctttagggccttttaaaattgcgatttatatgaagtcgttaaaaactggggtaattttggaacatttttcgaaaaatgtccgatatacccgcattagACTGacaaccgatttttttttagatttcgaagagtgccgggtggaatatacTGACACTatgcctaaatgttaagtgctgaaaatttgagccaaatcgggcaacgatttctggacgcgcatcgaggtcaaagttcagatatatgcaaaattttactattaatatggaataaataggtgaaactcgttaactttctgcattgttttctagaaatatgtagatttatttatattaatgaatattacattaaacaattttttttggaaattaaacctgtatctcctttggttcaaaatgacccaaaaactgtattatcgccaaaattagagaaaactgcaaatttttcagtttttgaaaaaattttgctactaaataaatacttttgcaattgaatgcaaaagaatcgcaatatgtacgtaattatcgttgtaatgagatataaattacaaaatttggttaaaaaatgttaaagttattacgaattcgccagaccattaacgtgtttcaggccaattgaacaaaaaaattaggaaaaaaattaagatatttcgagaaaaattaaaataaaagctcattattacttaaaatatgtccatatttacttgtatatgagtttttgtcttcgtaggatac comes from Calliphora vicina chromosome 2, idCalVici1.1, whole genome shotgun sequence and encodes:
- the LOC135950660 gene encoding uncharacterized protein LOC135950660 gives rise to the protein MNSVIDILEKLISDDNIIKKDYHTYSPYLQSYNSNDEIRISIQNQDLYVLPGESFIYVEGFVTDANNTKLITTSSNFKVKNNFLVYLFDEIRYELNGIEIDRTRHLGTSSTIKNLVSLSPTDSNAMENSGWNKIDDIKLINGYFNFYAPLKMLLGFAEDYNKIILNGKHELILLRSKNDADLVYSSVSTEKPKMKISNISWRIPHVQLSDLSKLNMMKTINSGASIPIAFRSWDCHINPQLNIGVNHIWNVKLASNRERPRFVLIAFQHEDKFIHCDLTNLKVHLNSESHPYDDLNIKFKNERFAILYDMYARFQENYYYMRDAKPLLTSQEFKNKAPIIVIDVQHQNESVSSGPIDIKIEFETDTNIPEKTSAYCILIHDRIIEYNPLRGQVIKVL